A single Anopheles arabiensis isolate DONGOLA chromosome 2, AaraD3, whole genome shotgun sequence DNA region contains:
- the LOC120904365 gene encoding septin-7 isoform X17, whose product MNRLCLECAPAELWSFRRRKQKSKGSYAIVSGGGQEPKEKAHNNSANAANDKHSTAGLTNSVGGGGGGGVTNNSSPAAVSIGAMVTNNNHNGLNGAPATNGSAVHAAAAAAAAATGNNNLGGGGGGGVNGLATSMNSISLKEKRDALLNHHDSGANGHHGHHHHADAANAKLANERHEKEKPVMKTKPKELDGYVGFANLPNQVYRKAVKKGFELTLMVVGESGLGKSTLINSMFLSDIYHAEQHPGPSKRIKKTVAVESTKVLLKENGVNLTLTVVDTPGFGDAVDNSNCWLPIVDFVESKYEEYLTAESRVHRTALPDSRVHVCLYFIAPSGHGLKPLDIEFMQRLCDKVNIIPVIAKADTLTPEEITLFKKQILNEIAQNKIKIYDFPDPMDEEEDAKVLRQLRSRVPFAVVGANAIIEIDGRKVRGRRYPWGVAEVENLDHCDFIALRNMVIRTNLQDLKDVTNNVHYENYRCRKLAGLGTDGKAKLSNNLCNIGTVNTNGTGWNPLAQMEEEKREHESKMKKMEAEMEQVFEMKVKEKKQKLKDSEAELTRRHEERKKALELQIRELEDRRKAFEQEKAEWEQQNGVTLDELRRKSLEANSKETASLASRSSDESKGRRVFGSLLRRHTSFGAPDAVRGVTGAAGSTSTLTTSANNNGSTVPPSPQDHNDS is encoded by the exons ATGAACCGGCTTTGCTTGGAGTGCGCGCCAGCGGAGCTTTGGAGCTTTAGGAGAAGGAAACAGAAATCAAAAGGAAGTTACGCAATCGTGTCCGGCGGTGGTCAGGAGCCGAAAGAGAAGG CG CATAATAACAGCGCAAACGCGGCCAACGATAAACACAGCACGGCAGGGCTCACTAACTCggttggcggcggcggcggcggtggcgtcACTAACAACAGCTCACCGGCCGCGGTCTCGATTGGCGCAATGGTCACCAATAACAATCACAACGGTCTGAACGGTGCACCGGCCACGAATGGCAGCGCTGTGcacgcggcagcagcagcggcggcggcagcaaccGGGAACAACAATCTCGGCGGAGGAGGTGGCGGTGGCGTGAACGGGCTGGCGACCAGCATGAACAGTATTTCGCTGAAGGAGAAGCGGGACGCCCTGCTGAACCATCACGATAGCGGTGCGAACGGTCACCACGGTCATCATCACCATGCGGATGCGGCGAACGCGAAGCTAGCGAACGAACGGCACGAGAAGGAGAAGCCGGTGATGAAAACGAAGCCGAAGGAGCTGGACGGGTACGTTGGGTTCGCGAATCTGCCGAACCAGGTGTACCGGAAGGCGGTGAAGAAGGGCTTTGAGCTGacgctgatggtggtgggcgAGTCGGGGCTGGGCAAATCGACCCTGATCAACTCGATGTTCCTGTCGGACATTTACCACGCCGAGCAGCATCCGGGACCGTCGAAGCGCATCAAGAAGACGGTGGCCGTCGAGAGCACCAAGGTGCTGCTGAAGGAGAATGGCGTCAACCTAACGCTGACGGTTGTCGATACGCCCGGTTTCGGTGATGCCGTTGACAACAGCAACTG CTGGCTACCGATAGTGGATTTTGTAGAGTCGAAGTACGAGGAGTATTTGACGGCCGAGTCACGCGTCCACCGAACGGCGCTGCCCGATTCGCGCGTGCACGTTTGTCTGTACTTTATTGCCCCGTCCGGGCATGGGCTGAAGCCGCTGGATATCGAGTTCATGCAGCGACTGTGCGATAAGGTGAACATCATACCGGTCATTGCCAAAGCGGACACGCTGACTCCGGAGGAAATCACTCTCTTCAAGAAACAG ATTCTAAACGAAATCGCTCAAAATAAGATTAAAATCTACGATTTCCCGGACCCgatggacgaggaggaggacgcaAAAGTACTTCGCCAGCTGCGCAGTCGCGTGCCGTTCGCTGTGGTCGGTGCGAATGCAATTATCGAGATTGATGGTCGCAAAGTCCGTGGACGACGCTACCCGTGGGGAGTTGCTGAAG TTGAAAATTTGGACCATTGTGATTTCATCGCTCTGCGCAACATGGTCATCCGGACGAATCTGCAGGACCTGAAGGATGTGACAAACAACGTGCACTATGAAAACTATCGCTGTCGAAAGCTGGCCGGTTTGGGTACCGATGGCAAGGCCAAACTAAGCAATAA CTTATGCAATATTGGAACTGTTAACACAAACGGTACTGGATG GAATCCACTGGCTCAGATGGAGGAGGAAAAGCGGGAACATGAATCGAAGATGAAGAAAATGGAAGCCGAAATGGAGCAAGTGTTTGAGATGAAGGTgaaggagaagaaacaaaagctCAAGGACTCGGAGGCCGAACTAACCAGACGTCACGAGGAACGAAAGAAG GCACTCGAGCTTCAAATTCGTGAGCTGGAAGATCGCAGAAAGGCTTTCGAGCAGGAGAAAGCCGAATGGGAACAGCAAAACGGTGTCACGCTTGACGAGCTGCGCCGCAAGAGCCTCGAAGCCAACAGTAAAGA GACCGCGTCTCTTGCATCAAGAAGTTCCGATGAGTCGAAGGGCAGGCGCGTGTTTGGATCGTTGCTGCGTCGGCACACTAGCTTCGGGGCGCCGGACGCCGTCCGTGGCGTTACCGGGGCGGCCGGTTCGACTTCCACTCTCACTACTAGCGCTAACAATAACGGCAGCACGGTGCCACCCAGCCCGCAAGATCATAACGATtcgtaa
- the LOC120904365 gene encoding septin-7 isoform X2 has product MSTSTPTAQQTAGPGAGGPPVPPVKPVLSSPGAYMANFQGTGGGGGGGMPVAAPPITAGIHGTNKTHEKPTIAARPIPPPKLPNYSSSFNKIDRDRNEFTKIDKAEREKLATKREMFFKSESNSPSGPPPNPPVGLNSLNLANNNVIHNNSANAANDKHSTAGLTNSVGGGGGGGVTNNSSPAAVSIGAMVTNNNHNGLNGAPATNGSAVHAAAAAAAAATGNNNLGGGGGGGVNGLATSMNSISLKEKRDALLNHHDSGANGHHGHHHHADAANAKLANERHEKEKPVMKTKPKELDGYVGFANLPNQVYRKAVKKGFELTLMVVGESGLGKSTLINSMFLSDIYHAEQHPGPSKRIKKTVAVESTKVLLKENGVNLTLTVVDTPGFGDAVDNSNCWLPIVDFVESKYEEYLTAESRVHRTALPDSRVHVCLYFIAPSGHGLKPLDIEFMQRLCDKVNIIPVIAKADTLTPEEITLFKKQILNEIAQNKIKIYDFPDPMDEEEDAKVLRQLRSRVPFAVVGANAIIEIDGRKVRGRRYPWGVAEVENLDHCDFIALRNMVIRTNLQDLKDVTNNVHYENYRCRKLAGLGTDGKAKLSNNLCNIGTVNTNGTGWNPLAQMEEEKREHESKMKKMEAEMEQVFEMKVKEKKQKLKDSEAELTRRHEERKKALELQIRELEDRRKAFEQEKAEWEQQNGVTLDELRRKSLEANSKETASLASRSSDESKGRRVFGSLLRRHTSFGAPDAVRGVTGAAGSTSTLTTSANNNGSTVPPSPQDHNDS; this is encoded by the exons ATGAGTACATCAACGCCCACAGCACAGCAGACGGCCGGACCCGGTGCCGGTGGACCGCCAGTACCGCCGGTGAAGCCCGTCCTTTCGTCGCCCGGCGCCTACATGGCCAACTTCCAGGGGAcgggtggtggcggcggcggtggtatGCCGGTGGCGGCACCCCCCATTACGGCCGGCATCCACGGGACGAACAAGACGCACGAGAAGCCGACGATCGCCGCCCGGCCCATTCCACCTCCGAAGCTGCCAAACTACTCGTCATCCTTCAACAAGATCGATCGCGATCGAAACGAGTTCACCAAGATCGACAAAGCGGAACGGGAAAAG TTGGCAACGAAGCGCGAAATGTTCTTCAAGTCGGAGAGCAACAGTCCGTCCGGACCGCCACCAAATCCACCGGTAGGGCTGAACAGTCTCAACCTGGCTAACAACAACGTGATC CATAATAACAGCGCAAACGCGGCCAACGATAAACACAGCACGGCAGGGCTCACTAACTCggttggcggcggcggcggcggtggcgtcACTAACAACAGCTCACCGGCCGCGGTCTCGATTGGCGCAATGGTCACCAATAACAATCACAACGGTCTGAACGGTGCACCGGCCACGAATGGCAGCGCTGTGcacgcggcagcagcagcggcggcggcagcaaccGGGAACAACAATCTCGGCGGAGGAGGTGGCGGTGGCGTGAACGGGCTGGCGACCAGCATGAACAGTATTTCGCTGAAGGAGAAGCGGGACGCCCTGCTGAACCATCACGATAGCGGTGCGAACGGTCACCACGGTCATCATCACCATGCGGATGCGGCGAACGCGAAGCTAGCGAACGAACGGCACGAGAAGGAGAAGCCGGTGATGAAAACGAAGCCGAAGGAGCTGGACGGGTACGTTGGGTTCGCGAATCTGCCGAACCAGGTGTACCGGAAGGCGGTGAAGAAGGGCTTTGAGCTGacgctgatggtggtgggcgAGTCGGGGCTGGGCAAATCGACCCTGATCAACTCGATGTTCCTGTCGGACATTTACCACGCCGAGCAGCATCCGGGACCGTCGAAGCGCATCAAGAAGACGGTGGCCGTCGAGAGCACCAAGGTGCTGCTGAAGGAGAATGGCGTCAACCTAACGCTGACGGTTGTCGATACGCCCGGTTTCGGTGATGCCGTTGACAACAGCAACTG CTGGCTACCGATAGTGGATTTTGTAGAGTCGAAGTACGAGGAGTATTTGACGGCCGAGTCACGCGTCCACCGAACGGCGCTGCCCGATTCGCGCGTGCACGTTTGTCTGTACTTTATTGCCCCGTCCGGGCATGGGCTGAAGCCGCTGGATATCGAGTTCATGCAGCGACTGTGCGATAAGGTGAACATCATACCGGTCATTGCCAAAGCGGACACGCTGACTCCGGAGGAAATCACTCTCTTCAAGAAACAG ATTCTAAACGAAATCGCTCAAAATAAGATTAAAATCTACGATTTCCCGGACCCgatggacgaggaggaggacgcaAAAGTACTTCGCCAGCTGCGCAGTCGCGTGCCGTTCGCTGTGGTCGGTGCGAATGCAATTATCGAGATTGATGGTCGCAAAGTCCGTGGACGACGCTACCCGTGGGGAGTTGCTGAAG TTGAAAATTTGGACCATTGTGATTTCATCGCTCTGCGCAACATGGTCATCCGGACGAATCTGCAGGACCTGAAGGATGTGACAAACAACGTGCACTATGAAAACTATCGCTGTCGAAAGCTGGCCGGTTTGGGTACCGATGGCAAGGCCAAACTAAGCAATAA CTTATGCAATATTGGAACTGTTAACACAAACGGTACTGGATG GAATCCACTGGCTCAGATGGAGGAGGAAAAGCGGGAACATGAATCGAAGATGAAGAAAATGGAAGCCGAAATGGAGCAAGTGTTTGAGATGAAGGTgaaggagaagaaacaaaagctCAAGGACTCGGAGGCCGAACTAACCAGACGTCACGAGGAACGAAAGAAG GCACTCGAGCTTCAAATTCGTGAGCTGGAAGATCGCAGAAAGGCTTTCGAGCAGGAGAAAGCCGAATGGGAACAGCAAAACGGTGTCACGCTTGACGAGCTGCGCCGCAAGAGCCTCGAAGCCAACAGTAAAGA GACCGCGTCTCTTGCATCAAGAAGTTCCGATGAGTCGAAGGGCAGGCGCGTGTTTGGATCGTTGCTGCGTCGGCACACTAGCTTCGGGGCGCCGGACGCCGTCCGTGGCGTTACCGGGGCGGCCGGTTCGACTTCCACTCTCACTACTAGCGCTAACAATAACGGCAGCACGGTGCCACCCAGCCCGCAAGATCATAACGATtcgtaa
- the LOC120904365 gene encoding septin-7 isoform X15 → MREWVFCCSKLLCALATKREMFFKSESNSPSGPPPNPPVGLNSLNLANNNVIHNNSANAANDKHSTAGLTNSVGGGGGGGVTNNSSPAAVSIGAMVTNNNHNGLNGAPATNGSAVHAAAAAAAAATGNNNLGGGGGGGVNGLATSMNSISLKEKRDALLNHHDSGANGHHGHHHHADAANAKLANERHEKEKPVMKTKPKELDGYVGFANLPNQVYRKAVKKGFELTLMVVGESGLGKSTLINSMFLSDIYHAEQHPGPSKRIKKTVAVESTKVLLKENGVNLTLTVVDTPGFGDAVDNSNCWLPIVDFVESKYEEYLTAESRVHRTALPDSRVHVCLYFIAPSGHGLKPLDIEFMQRLCDKVNIIPVIAKADTLTPEEITLFKKQILNEIAQNKIKIYDFPDPMDEEEDAKVLRQLRSRVPFAVVGANAIIEIDGRKVRGRRYPWGVAEVENLDHCDFIALRNMVIRTNLQDLKDVTNNVHYENYRCRKLAGLGTDGKAKLSNNLCNIGTVNTNGTGWNPLAQMEEEKREHESKMKKMEAEMEQVFEMKVKEKKQKLKDSEAELTRRHEERKKALELQIRELEDRRKAFEQEKAEWEQQNGVTLDELRRKSLEANSKETASLASRSSDESKGRRVFGSLLRRHTSFGAPDAVRGVTGAAGSTSTLTTSANNNGSTVPPSPQDHNDS, encoded by the exons ATGAGAGAATGGGTCTTTTGCTGCAGTAAGCTGCTTTGCG CG TTGGCAACGAAGCGCGAAATGTTCTTCAAGTCGGAGAGCAACAGTCCGTCCGGACCGCCACCAAATCCACCGGTAGGGCTGAACAGTCTCAACCTGGCTAACAACAACGTGATC CATAATAACAGCGCAAACGCGGCCAACGATAAACACAGCACGGCAGGGCTCACTAACTCggttggcggcggcggcggcggtggcgtcACTAACAACAGCTCACCGGCCGCGGTCTCGATTGGCGCAATGGTCACCAATAACAATCACAACGGTCTGAACGGTGCACCGGCCACGAATGGCAGCGCTGTGcacgcggcagcagcagcggcggcggcagcaaccGGGAACAACAATCTCGGCGGAGGAGGTGGCGGTGGCGTGAACGGGCTGGCGACCAGCATGAACAGTATTTCGCTGAAGGAGAAGCGGGACGCCCTGCTGAACCATCACGATAGCGGTGCGAACGGTCACCACGGTCATCATCACCATGCGGATGCGGCGAACGCGAAGCTAGCGAACGAACGGCACGAGAAGGAGAAGCCGGTGATGAAAACGAAGCCGAAGGAGCTGGACGGGTACGTTGGGTTCGCGAATCTGCCGAACCAGGTGTACCGGAAGGCGGTGAAGAAGGGCTTTGAGCTGacgctgatggtggtgggcgAGTCGGGGCTGGGCAAATCGACCCTGATCAACTCGATGTTCCTGTCGGACATTTACCACGCCGAGCAGCATCCGGGACCGTCGAAGCGCATCAAGAAGACGGTGGCCGTCGAGAGCACCAAGGTGCTGCTGAAGGAGAATGGCGTCAACCTAACGCTGACGGTTGTCGATACGCCCGGTTTCGGTGATGCCGTTGACAACAGCAACTG CTGGCTACCGATAGTGGATTTTGTAGAGTCGAAGTACGAGGAGTATTTGACGGCCGAGTCACGCGTCCACCGAACGGCGCTGCCCGATTCGCGCGTGCACGTTTGTCTGTACTTTATTGCCCCGTCCGGGCATGGGCTGAAGCCGCTGGATATCGAGTTCATGCAGCGACTGTGCGATAAGGTGAACATCATACCGGTCATTGCCAAAGCGGACACGCTGACTCCGGAGGAAATCACTCTCTTCAAGAAACAG ATTCTAAACGAAATCGCTCAAAATAAGATTAAAATCTACGATTTCCCGGACCCgatggacgaggaggaggacgcaAAAGTACTTCGCCAGCTGCGCAGTCGCGTGCCGTTCGCTGTGGTCGGTGCGAATGCAATTATCGAGATTGATGGTCGCAAAGTCCGTGGACGACGCTACCCGTGGGGAGTTGCTGAAG TTGAAAATTTGGACCATTGTGATTTCATCGCTCTGCGCAACATGGTCATCCGGACGAATCTGCAGGACCTGAAGGATGTGACAAACAACGTGCACTATGAAAACTATCGCTGTCGAAAGCTGGCCGGTTTGGGTACCGATGGCAAGGCCAAACTAAGCAATAA CTTATGCAATATTGGAACTGTTAACACAAACGGTACTGGATG GAATCCACTGGCTCAGATGGAGGAGGAAAAGCGGGAACATGAATCGAAGATGAAGAAAATGGAAGCCGAAATGGAGCAAGTGTTTGAGATGAAGGTgaaggagaagaaacaaaagctCAAGGACTCGGAGGCCGAACTAACCAGACGTCACGAGGAACGAAAGAAG GCACTCGAGCTTCAAATTCGTGAGCTGGAAGATCGCAGAAAGGCTTTCGAGCAGGAGAAAGCCGAATGGGAACAGCAAAACGGTGTCACGCTTGACGAGCTGCGCCGCAAGAGCCTCGAAGCCAACAGTAAAGA GACCGCGTCTCTTGCATCAAGAAGTTCCGATGAGTCGAAGGGCAGGCGCGTGTTTGGATCGTTGCTGCGTCGGCACACTAGCTTCGGGGCGCCGGACGCCGTCCGTGGCGTTACCGGGGCGGCCGGTTCGACTTCCACTCTCACTACTAGCGCTAACAATAACGGCAGCACGGTGCCACCCAGCCCGCAAGATCATAACGATtcgtaa
- the LOC120904365 gene encoding septin-7 isoform X5: protein MSTSTPTAQQTAGPGAGGPPVPPVKPVLSSPGAYMANFQGTGGGGGGGMPVAAPPITAGIHGTNKTHEKPTIAARPIPPPKLPNYSSSFNKIDRDRNEFTKIDKAEREKLATKREMFFKSESNSPSGPPPNPPHNNSANAANDKHSTAGLTNSVGGGGGGGVTNNSSPAAVSIGAMVTNNNHNGLNGAPATNGSAVHAAAAAAAAATGNNNLGGGGGGGVNGLATSMNSISLKEKRDALLNHHDSGANGHHGHHHHADAANAKLANERHEKEKPVMKTKPKELDGYVGFANLPNQVYRKAVKKGFELTLMVVGESGLGKSTLINSMFLSDIYHAEQHPGPSKRIKKTVAVESTKVLLKENGVNLTLTVVDTPGFGDAVDNSNCWLPIVDFVESKYEEYLTAESRVHRTALPDSRVHVCLYFIAPSGHGLKPLDIEFMQRLCDKVNIIPVIAKADTLTPEEITLFKKQILNEIAQNKIKIYDFPDPMDEEEDAKVLRQLRSRVPFAVVGANAIIEIDGRKVRGRRYPWGVAEVENLDHCDFIALRNMVIRTNLQDLKDVTNNVHYENYRCRKLAGLGTDGKAKLSNNLCNIGTVNTNGTGWNPLAQMEEEKREHESKMKKMEAEMEQVFEMKVKEKKQKLKDSEAELTRRHEERKKALELQIRELEDRRKAFEQEKAEWEQQNGVTLDELRRKSLEANSKETASLASRSSDESKGRRVFGSLLRRHTSFGAPDAVRGVTGAAGSTSTLTTSANNNGSTVPPSPQDHNDS from the exons ATGAGTACATCAACGCCCACAGCACAGCAGACGGCCGGACCCGGTGCCGGTGGACCGCCAGTACCGCCGGTGAAGCCCGTCCTTTCGTCGCCCGGCGCCTACATGGCCAACTTCCAGGGGAcgggtggtggcggcggcggtggtatGCCGGTGGCGGCACCCCCCATTACGGCCGGCATCCACGGGACGAACAAGACGCACGAGAAGCCGACGATCGCCGCCCGGCCCATTCCACCTCCGAAGCTGCCAAACTACTCGTCATCCTTCAACAAGATCGATCGCGATCGAAACGAGTTCACCAAGATCGACAAAGCGGAACGGGAAAAG TTGGCAACGAAGCGCGAAATGTTCTTCAAGTCGGAGAGCAACAGTCCGTCCGGACCGCCACCAAATCCACCG CATAATAACAGCGCAAACGCGGCCAACGATAAACACAGCACGGCAGGGCTCACTAACTCggttggcggcggcggcggcggtggcgtcACTAACAACAGCTCACCGGCCGCGGTCTCGATTGGCGCAATGGTCACCAATAACAATCACAACGGTCTGAACGGTGCACCGGCCACGAATGGCAGCGCTGTGcacgcggcagcagcagcggcggcggcagcaaccGGGAACAACAATCTCGGCGGAGGAGGTGGCGGTGGCGTGAACGGGCTGGCGACCAGCATGAACAGTATTTCGCTGAAGGAGAAGCGGGACGCCCTGCTGAACCATCACGATAGCGGTGCGAACGGTCACCACGGTCATCATCACCATGCGGATGCGGCGAACGCGAAGCTAGCGAACGAACGGCACGAGAAGGAGAAGCCGGTGATGAAAACGAAGCCGAAGGAGCTGGACGGGTACGTTGGGTTCGCGAATCTGCCGAACCAGGTGTACCGGAAGGCGGTGAAGAAGGGCTTTGAGCTGacgctgatggtggtgggcgAGTCGGGGCTGGGCAAATCGACCCTGATCAACTCGATGTTCCTGTCGGACATTTACCACGCCGAGCAGCATCCGGGACCGTCGAAGCGCATCAAGAAGACGGTGGCCGTCGAGAGCACCAAGGTGCTGCTGAAGGAGAATGGCGTCAACCTAACGCTGACGGTTGTCGATACGCCCGGTTTCGGTGATGCCGTTGACAACAGCAACTG CTGGCTACCGATAGTGGATTTTGTAGAGTCGAAGTACGAGGAGTATTTGACGGCCGAGTCACGCGTCCACCGAACGGCGCTGCCCGATTCGCGCGTGCACGTTTGTCTGTACTTTATTGCCCCGTCCGGGCATGGGCTGAAGCCGCTGGATATCGAGTTCATGCAGCGACTGTGCGATAAGGTGAACATCATACCGGTCATTGCCAAAGCGGACACGCTGACTCCGGAGGAAATCACTCTCTTCAAGAAACAG ATTCTAAACGAAATCGCTCAAAATAAGATTAAAATCTACGATTTCCCGGACCCgatggacgaggaggaggacgcaAAAGTACTTCGCCAGCTGCGCAGTCGCGTGCCGTTCGCTGTGGTCGGTGCGAATGCAATTATCGAGATTGATGGTCGCAAAGTCCGTGGACGACGCTACCCGTGGGGAGTTGCTGAAG TTGAAAATTTGGACCATTGTGATTTCATCGCTCTGCGCAACATGGTCATCCGGACGAATCTGCAGGACCTGAAGGATGTGACAAACAACGTGCACTATGAAAACTATCGCTGTCGAAAGCTGGCCGGTTTGGGTACCGATGGCAAGGCCAAACTAAGCAATAA CTTATGCAATATTGGAACTGTTAACACAAACGGTACTGGATG GAATCCACTGGCTCAGATGGAGGAGGAAAAGCGGGAACATGAATCGAAGATGAAGAAAATGGAAGCCGAAATGGAGCAAGTGTTTGAGATGAAGGTgaaggagaagaaacaaaagctCAAGGACTCGGAGGCCGAACTAACCAGACGTCACGAGGAACGAAAGAAG GCACTCGAGCTTCAAATTCGTGAGCTGGAAGATCGCAGAAAGGCTTTCGAGCAGGAGAAAGCCGAATGGGAACAGCAAAACGGTGTCACGCTTGACGAGCTGCGCCGCAAGAGCCTCGAAGCCAACAGTAAAGA GACCGCGTCTCTTGCATCAAGAAGTTCCGATGAGTCGAAGGGCAGGCGCGTGTTTGGATCGTTGCTGCGTCGGCACACTAGCTTCGGGGCGCCGGACGCCGTCCGTGGCGTTACCGGGGCGGCCGGTTCGACTTCCACTCTCACTACTAGCGCTAACAATAACGGCAGCACGGTGCCACCCAGCCCGCAAGATCATAACGATtcgtaa
- the LOC120904365 gene encoding septin-7 isoform X6, which produces MSTSTPTAQQTAGPGAGGPPVPPVKPVLSSPGAYMANFQGTGGGGGGGMPVAAPPITAGIHGTNKTHEKPTIAARPIPPPKLPNYSSSFNKIDRDRNEFTKIDKAEREKVSLHNNSANAANDKHSTAGLTNSVGGGGGGGVTNNSSPAAVSIGAMVTNNNHNGLNGAPATNGSAVHAAAAAAAAATGNNNLGGGGGGGVNGLATSMNSISLKEKRDALLNHHDSGANGHHGHHHHADAANAKLANERHEKEKPVMKTKPKELDGYVGFANLPNQVYRKAVKKGFELTLMVVGESGLGKSTLINSMFLSDIYHAEQHPGPSKRIKKTVAVESTKVLLKENGVNLTLTVVDTPGFGDAVDNSNCWLPIVDFVESKYEEYLTAESRVHRTALPDSRVHVCLYFIAPSGHGLKPLDIEFMQRLCDKVNIIPVIAKADTLTPEEITLFKKQILNEIAQNKIKIYDFPDPMDEEEDAKVLRQLRSRVPFAVVGANAIIEIDGRKVRGRRYPWGVAEVENLDHCDFIALRNMVIRTNLQDLKDVTNNVHYENYRCRKLAGLGTDGKAKLSNNLCNIGTVNTNGTGWNPLAQMEEEKREHESKMKKMEAEMEQVFEMKVKEKKQKLKDSEAELTRRHEERKKALELQIRELEDRRKAFEQEKAEWEQQNGVTLDELRRKSLEANSKETASLASRSSDESKGRRVFGSLLRRHTSFGAPDAVRGVTGAAGSTSTLTTSANNNGSTVPPSPQDHNDS; this is translated from the exons ATGAGTACATCAACGCCCACAGCACAGCAGACGGCCGGACCCGGTGCCGGTGGACCGCCAGTACCGCCGGTGAAGCCCGTCCTTTCGTCGCCCGGCGCCTACATGGCCAACTTCCAGGGGAcgggtggtggcggcggcggtggtatGCCGGTGGCGGCACCCCCCATTACGGCCGGCATCCACGGGACGAACAAGACGCACGAGAAGCCGACGATCGCCGCCCGGCCCATTCCACCTCCGAAGCTGCCAAACTACTCGTCATCCTTCAACAAGATCGATCGCGATCGAAACGAGTTCACCAAGATCGACAAAGCGGAACGGGAAAAGGTTAGCCTG CATAATAACAGCGCAAACGCGGCCAACGATAAACACAGCACGGCAGGGCTCACTAACTCggttggcggcggcggcggcggtggcgtcACTAACAACAGCTCACCGGCCGCGGTCTCGATTGGCGCAATGGTCACCAATAACAATCACAACGGTCTGAACGGTGCACCGGCCACGAATGGCAGCGCTGTGcacgcggcagcagcagcggcggcggcagcaaccGGGAACAACAATCTCGGCGGAGGAGGTGGCGGTGGCGTGAACGGGCTGGCGACCAGCATGAACAGTATTTCGCTGAAGGAGAAGCGGGACGCCCTGCTGAACCATCACGATAGCGGTGCGAACGGTCACCACGGTCATCATCACCATGCGGATGCGGCGAACGCGAAGCTAGCGAACGAACGGCACGAGAAGGAGAAGCCGGTGATGAAAACGAAGCCGAAGGAGCTGGACGGGTACGTTGGGTTCGCGAATCTGCCGAACCAGGTGTACCGGAAGGCGGTGAAGAAGGGCTTTGAGCTGacgctgatggtggtgggcgAGTCGGGGCTGGGCAAATCGACCCTGATCAACTCGATGTTCCTGTCGGACATTTACCACGCCGAGCAGCATCCGGGACCGTCGAAGCGCATCAAGAAGACGGTGGCCGTCGAGAGCACCAAGGTGCTGCTGAAGGAGAATGGCGTCAACCTAACGCTGACGGTTGTCGATACGCCCGGTTTCGGTGATGCCGTTGACAACAGCAACTG CTGGCTACCGATAGTGGATTTTGTAGAGTCGAAGTACGAGGAGTATTTGACGGCCGAGTCACGCGTCCACCGAACGGCGCTGCCCGATTCGCGCGTGCACGTTTGTCTGTACTTTATTGCCCCGTCCGGGCATGGGCTGAAGCCGCTGGATATCGAGTTCATGCAGCGACTGTGCGATAAGGTGAACATCATACCGGTCATTGCCAAAGCGGACACGCTGACTCCGGAGGAAATCACTCTCTTCAAGAAACAG ATTCTAAACGAAATCGCTCAAAATAAGATTAAAATCTACGATTTCCCGGACCCgatggacgaggaggaggacgcaAAAGTACTTCGCCAGCTGCGCAGTCGCGTGCCGTTCGCTGTGGTCGGTGCGAATGCAATTATCGAGATTGATGGTCGCAAAGTCCGTGGACGACGCTACCCGTGGGGAGTTGCTGAAG TTGAAAATTTGGACCATTGTGATTTCATCGCTCTGCGCAACATGGTCATCCGGACGAATCTGCAGGACCTGAAGGATGTGACAAACAACGTGCACTATGAAAACTATCGCTGTCGAAAGCTGGCCGGTTTGGGTACCGATGGCAAGGCCAAACTAAGCAATAA CTTATGCAATATTGGAACTGTTAACACAAACGGTACTGGATG GAATCCACTGGCTCAGATGGAGGAGGAAAAGCGGGAACATGAATCGAAGATGAAGAAAATGGAAGCCGAAATGGAGCAAGTGTTTGAGATGAAGGTgaaggagaagaaacaaaagctCAAGGACTCGGAGGCCGAACTAACCAGACGTCACGAGGAACGAAAGAAG GCACTCGAGCTTCAAATTCGTGAGCTGGAAGATCGCAGAAAGGCTTTCGAGCAGGAGAAAGCCGAATGGGAACAGCAAAACGGTGTCACGCTTGACGAGCTGCGCCGCAAGAGCCTCGAAGCCAACAGTAAAGA GACCGCGTCTCTTGCATCAAGAAGTTCCGATGAGTCGAAGGGCAGGCGCGTGTTTGGATCGTTGCTGCGTCGGCACACTAGCTTCGGGGCGCCGGACGCCGTCCGTGGCGTTACCGGGGCGGCCGGTTCGACTTCCACTCTCACTACTAGCGCTAACAATAACGGCAGCACGGTGCCACCCAGCCCGCAAGATCATAACGATtcgtaa